The genomic DNA CCCACAGGTCTCAGGCGCAGCACAAACATGTGAATATAAGCCAACTCAGTTTACCTTGAAACTTATAAGCTTGGGAACTTTTTGAGTTAACTTATATTTGGTTGACAACTAGCAGCCTAAATGAACTGGTTGATTAAATTTAGTTCTGCAACTATGAAAATATATTGCGGAGCATATTTTTATCTCTCACTACTTACATATAATCAATCATACAGCAAATGAATTGCCCTAAGTTGAGGATCAACAGCAAAGATTCAAAGCCAAGCATCTCTTTGGCATGATAATAGGTCTTGGCTTAAAGATTCAAATACTGTTGAACATTTGCTCGTCGCTCCTGTTCTTTACTGGCAAAGAAAATGCTATAGATAATCAGAAGCTGATTCCCTCTGAATTATCATCTATAACTGCAGTCTCCTTTATCTCTTGTATCATTGTTATCACTTGCCTCATAGAGGGCCTCTGTTCCGGTGATGTTGAGCTACAAAAACCAGCTAACTCAACAAGCATCTTAAGCCTGGTATCCTCTTCAACATCATTCCGCATTGCTATGACCCAGTCCATAATATCATTAGGCCCAAGTGATAGATGTTGAGATGGAGGTTTGCCTGTTAGCAGCTCTAACAAGAGAATGCCAAATGAAAACACGTCAGAGTACGTTGTAGCATGATGGCTTGACCTGCGTGTCTCTGGAGCTTTATAGCCCCTGTAGTTCAAATCGTCTATGGAAGTAGAGTCTGCGAGTATGGAAAGACAGTAGTCGGTTAGACGGGCTTCAAAATCTGCACCAAGTAGAATATTGGAGGATTTCAAGTTGCCATGGCTGAGCCTCGAGGCTTGGTGGATGTAGGCAAGTCCTAGAGCCACATCTTCTGCTAGTTTTAAGCATGAGGTCCAGTGTAATGGTTTTGCTCTAGCTGATCTTGAACCTATTATTGTTGGCAGCCATGTTTATTATCAGAGTTGTAAGAAACAGTCAGTAAGAAAATAAACACATTCATATCCTAGCTAGCATCGACAACAAAAATCAATAATAATAGTTCttcagctcatctaaaaccttgTTGAGTAATCAGCTCATTTAAAACATTAACGTGTTAGAAAAAGGCTTCAATaagatcatatatttaacacgAATATGAAGAGACTGAGACTACTTGACACGCAATCTCAAGTACCAATCTTAAGTGCCCAACCATTCCAAAAAACACATGAATACCGACAAAAATCTATGGCGAAAGCCATGAAATAGAACGGAAAGCATTTATTATTTTTGCCCTATTACAGTATATGGAGGAACACCTAAAACTATAGCGATGATATGATAAATCAAACAGGGTAAAAATACTCGGCTTTAAAGTCACCTCCTATCCATATGTTACAGTAGAACTGGGCCATTTTGTACTCCTATACTACTACCTCAATTATTGTGAGTTTTTGAGGATCGGTAACGTCTACTTCCGTTAAAATAACATGCCGTTATCGAACTTTATTTTGCATCTGATGGCCCATTTCATAGAACATTTATTCATTCATTCATCATTCATAGTCTTTGGATTATAAAGTCAAAACAAAACCACCAGTACGGGCAAAAGTGACAAGTTAGCACACAGTGAGAAAAACATACTTGACACTTTCTTATCTCGTGTCGACACACTTACTTTATCTAACTCAGTTAAGAAAAGGTCGGTGCAGTGGTTGAGCTCTTGTCCCCTCGTGAAAGATCAAGAGTTGGCACAAAAAAATAGAAATTATGAGTCGCGAGAAATGCAAAACAAATAACTTACCGTAAATAAGATTGAAGAGACTGCCATTAGGTTGAAACTCGTAAACAATCAATTTTTCTTGACTGGCCTGTGAATAACCTTTCACCAGGACTAAATTCGGATGGCGTAACGCTCCTACAGTCTCCATGTGTCGTTCGAACGCCTCGCCAGTCGTAATTGCAGTTTTTCCAGCGTCGAGTCTTTTTACAGTCACTGTGACGTGATTATACATCACGGCCTTGTACGTGATCCCTATCGTACCTCGGCCAAGCAACTCTGCTGAGGCTCCCATTAGCTGATCCAGATTGCAGAACGGCGTCTCGTTGTTGCAGAATATCAAATTCCCGCTCTTTCTATGTCGATTCTGTAGTTCACTACTCGAATTTTGCATTACATTTGAGCTTTCATTACCATTCGGATCCTGAGTCTCGAAATTTGCTACTTTAGCTTCGCTCTGTTCGGTTTGCTGTCGTCTTCGATTTTTAAAGCACGCAATTACGCTTAAAAATGCAGCAACAAGTACTAAAGCTCCAATTACAAACGCTAGGATCACGCTAATTTTATTCGTTCGCTTCTTCACAGACAAAGGAGGCGAAACAAGCACTTGTGAAGGCGGTGAATTGAACAATGTAGATGCATTTGAGTGGCATGTTTTGTTAAGGATTTTACCGCAAAGGCTAGGATTAAATAAAAACGAAGAAATGTCGAATCGTGAGAGTGTCACCGTAACAGGTACTGCTCCTGTTAAATCATTGCCCGAAACATTGAAGATAGTAAGTGATGATTGATTGAGAGGCGGAAGAGTTCCGTTGAAGTGGTTGAATTCGAGACGAAGATATTTAAGCCGGTCTAATTTGTTGAGCTCAAGTGGAATTTCACCTGACAAGTTGTTACTAGCGAGACCGAGAATATGTACACGATTAAGAGCGAGAATAGAGAGCGGAAAATTTCCGGAAAACAAATTATGGTCAAGAAGAAGTGTTTTGAGGTTAATTAGTCCTGAGAGGTCAGGAATAGGTCCAGAGAGTGAATTGTTTCGAAGACTCAGAACTCGAAGCTGGTCTAGATTAGTTAAAGTATTAGGCGCTACGATGCCTCGTAAGCTAAACGAGTTTAAAATAAAATGTACAACACGGCCTTGAGCACATTTGACGCCTTGCCAGAGACAATGGTCGAAACGCTCGTTGATAATGTAGAGAAGCTTGTTGTTTAGGTCAGCTTTGTGTTTGAACGAGAGAATTGCGACAGCGTCCGAGGGGAGGACTAGGTTGAGTTGCGGTGGTGGAGGTGGCGTGAATGCGGAGGAGAGAGCGAGGATGAGGAGGAGTGTGAAGATGTGGTGGTGCATTGTGAGGGAAATGAAGGATTGGGGAGATAGCTGGCTTTGAAGTGGACTGTAGTGCAAGACTGAACAGATATCACGAGTCCGTGTCCAACGTTTTTGGTATTTTGTAGCTCCCCATATGAAGAAAAATGATTAAAGGCTTTGTTGTAAAAAGATGCTAAGATAGAAAACGATTAAGATTCAATTATGTTCGATGAGGGCCATATGCATTTGGTAGAACAATGTCATCTATGTTTAGCAAATCATAACCTACGTGTATTTAGCAAAAATTAAATTAAACAGaagtttttatttttcattttctATCTCATGAAATGATAATATACAGTTTCTTTTTCCGCAAAAAATACCAGGTCTTACAACTAACGAGCATAGTCAGGGACGAATGCGAAGTGCGACTGCCCCAACCCAAACTCTGGTAtaatcataaaattaatattaaaatttacgGAAAAAATTATATATTCATATATTTAGTACTaaatttttcttatttttaatgTTCGCCCTctcaaaaatatataaattttatgaaTTTAGTATCATATTAATGATATTTACAATAGTTATGAATTTAGGTACATAAATTTaagtatatttatatattaaaattgttaaaaattatatttataaatttatttaatatataataaattaaaaatattgatagacaataaaataaatcctgattgcgtaattaatatcgcattaattatatcagaattgggctgaCAGCTAAACCCACTAGAAAGGgaccaaaaccctgaatattaattaatttcgtaattaattaataaggggtAAATCAGCTAATAAATAAAGTGCAATTAAGGAtacaattccttggagattggaCTCCAAAaaatctcataggataaggaatcggTTTCTTACTTCCTATGACTCCAAaatccattctaattctgagacttgcctacaaagtctcctagatctagtccaattcaaggactcccaacacctatataagggatctcacccccaccaatcagaactacgttttttggtttgattctctaactcacagagatacgtaggcatctcgtaaaggcagaattaagctacgaaatacgagagcatacattaaaggccttgagtttccgaatcttagtaataaatacagcaattaacATACCCTAGTTTTcaaatccataacatttggcgccatctgtgggaaACCTGAACAACAACCATGATGAGAACACGGAGTGGAAACAGCGCCCCTGGAGGAACACCAGCTGGGACgacccaaacgatttcgtcaacagtggagatacctccgcattcgacctatgccgccacccaatgaggagcccaggtaggggcaactgaacctcagccacaagggacgattccatCGGCTTCTCAAGGGGCGAATTTCCAACTTCAACAGCTACACAcacctatgaattctcgacccgttgggtataagtattcaactgttgtgaccactaaccccccttatgggatgcccctttaccccgaggttggaggaagtggatatgctaatcggagtgaagcacaagggcagacGCCCCAATATATACGTGGTTTGGCTCATATCCtagaggatcaagaattttctggtccttacactcagagag from Apium graveolens cultivar Ventura chromosome 5, ASM990537v1, whole genome shotgun sequence includes the following:
- the LOC141662074 gene encoding putative inactive receptor kinase At5g67200 → MHHHIFTLLLILALSSAFTPPPPPQLNLVLPSDAVAILSFKHKADLNNKLLYIINERFDHCLWQGVKCAQGRVVHFILNSFSLRGIVAPNTLTNLDQLRVLSLRNNSLSGPIPDLSGLINLKTLLLDHNLFSGNFPLSILALNRVHILGLASNNLSGEIPLELNKLDRLKYLRLEFNHFNGTLPPLNQSSLTIFNVSGNDLTGAVPVTVTLSRFDISSFLFNPSLCGKILNKTCHSNASTLFNSPPSQVLVSPPLSVKKRTNKISVILAFVIGALVLVAAFLSVIACFKNRRRQQTEQSEAKVANFETQDPNGNESSNVMQNSSSELQNRHRKSGNLIFCNNETPFCNLDQLMGASAELLGRGTIGITYKAVMYNHVTVTVKRLDAGKTAITTGEAFERHMETVGALRHPNLVLVKGYSQASQEKLIVYEFQPNGSLFNLIYGSRSARAKPLHWTSCLKLAEDVALGLAYIHQASRLSHGNLKSSNILLGADFEARLTDYCLSILADSTSIDDLNYRGYKAPETRRSSHHATTYSDVFSFGILLLELLTGKPPSQHLSLGPNDIMDWVIAMRNDVEEDTRLKMLVELAGFCSSTSPEQRPSMRQVITMIQEIKETAVIDDNSEGISF